The Dickeya poaceiphila DNA window ATGCTCAAAGCCGAGGGGATCGAACCTGATGCCGTGCTGGGGTATAGCCTCGGCGAGTGCATCGCCGCGGTGGTTGCCGGTGTACTGACGCTTGATGATGCCATGAAACTGGTGGTGTCTCAGGCGAACTTGCTGGGTGAGAAAACCGCAGGCGGCGGGATGATGAGTGTGCTGGCTCCGGTGGCGCACTTCCAGTCCCATGCCGGGCTGTATCAGGGAACCGAATTAGCCAGCATTAATTTCCAGAATAACTTCGTGGTGAGTGGTGATATGGCAAGCCTGTCGGCGCTGAAAACACGTCTGGCTCAACAGGATATTAACTCAATGCTGTTGCCTGTCGAGCAACCGTTTCACTCGTCAGGGATCGCGGTTATTGAGCAGGATTTCCGTGCATTAGTCGACACCTTGCCGAAAAGCGCCCCCAGGATGCCGGTGTATTCCGCCATGTCAGGGACAACGGTTGAACGATGGGATAACGAGTACTTCTGGCGAGTATTGCGTGAACCCGTTGATTTCTACGGTTTGATGCAGGCGTTCGGTGAGAAAAATCAGACATTTTTTGTTGATCTCAGCCCAACAGGCACGCTGTCAACGTTTATCAAATATGGCTTTGCAACGCGCTTTCAGCACGCTGCGATTATCAATCAATTCGGCAGGAACGCCGAAAGTGTATCCAACTTGCTGAGTGTTTTAAAAAACCATTCCCGGCACGTTGTGACAGAAGGAGCATGACTAATGACTATCATGCAGGACACGATGTTGTTGTCGCGTAAGGAATCTGCCGCGACCTATTGGCAGCAATATCTTGCTGGGGCACAAAAAACGGCAAATGCCAGTCTGGCTAATGCCACTGAGAGCGAGACGCCATCCTCTGCTGCGCAGGAAGCGCGTGTGCTCATCTCCCGCGTTGAGCCGGCGCTGAGTAACGCATTGCTGGCGCTGGTGCAGCGTGAGTCCACCTCCTGGGATGTGCTGATTACGGCGGCGTGGAGTCTGCTGCTGAGTAAATACAGCGGTGAAGATGAGGTACTGTTTGGCAAGCGGTTTAATGCCCATGATGCGGGGAAACGTCACGACTTGCCGCTGCGCTTGCATCTTGATGCGGGTCTGGCGTTGCGCGACTGGTTTAACGATCTTGCATCCATGTTTGAGCAGCACCAGCGTCACGCCGACCTGATGCCGGATGCGCTTTCGCACAGTGCCGGTGCTTCATCAACCCCGGCGCTTTTCGAGTCACTGATCAGTGTGCATGACGAGCAAGACGTAGAGAAGAAACACACTGTGCAGGTACCGTTGCAGCTTATGGTGCAGACCGGGGCGACCTTGTCATTCGCGCTGCATTATCGCGGCGGCGACATCAGCGATGCCGATGCGCAGAACATTCTCAATCGCTTGCAGCAGTTGCTGTCGAGCTTTGTGCAGGGCAGTGAACGAACGCTGGGCGAACAGTCACTGCTCAATAGCGCGGAAGTTGAGCGCGTTATTCATGAATGGAATGCGACGCAACTTGATGTGACGTTGGATCGTTCACTCTATGCGCTGTTTGCAGAGCAAGTCGCGGCCAGAAACGATGCCACCGCGCTGGTGGCAGGCGATGTGCGGTTAAGCTATCGCCAGCTTGCCGGACGTGCTGAACAGATTGCTGCGGGGTTGCGCCGTGTCGGCGTGACGCAGGGTGATCGTATCGTGCTAAGCATGGATAAAACGCCGAATCTGATCGCGGCCATGCTGGGTATCATCAAACTGGGTGCCGCTTATGTGCCTGTCGGTCTGGATGCGCCGGTTGAGCGCCGTGCGTTCATCATCAACGATGCGAAGGTGCGTTGGACGCTGACCAGCCGGGCTGATCAGTCGAACTTTAGCGAGGACGAAAGCAGCACCTTGTTGTTCGTGGAGGATTATCTGGATCAGGCGCAAACCGATAGCGGGTTGCGTGAGGATAACTCCGCCGACATCGTCGATTCGCACACCATTGCCTACATTATCTATACCTCTGGCACAACCGGTACGCCGAAAGGGGTGGAGATAGCACACCGCAGCCTGATCAACTTCTGCGCCTGGTGTGAACACATCGGTATTTTTAGCGTCGGACAACCTATTACCCAGTTCGCGCCTTATACCTTTGATGCGTCAGCCGGTGAGATTTTCGGCACCCTGACACGCGGCTGTGAGTTGCACTTGTTGTCGAATGCGTTGATTCAGAATCCGCCTGCGTTGATGGCGTACATGACTGAAAACGACATCCGTTTTTCCGCGTTTCCGCCGCCGTATCTCACGCACTTAGATCCCGCCGGTGTGCCGCAAGGGATGACCATTCTGACCGCGGGTTCAGCCCCGACGCTTGGGCTGATTGAGCGCTGGAGCGAGCGCTGCCGTTACATCAATGGCTACGGCCCGACAGAAACCACCATTATGTCGTCGGCCTGGATGCGTGGCTTTGAGAAAGCGCAGGACACTCGCCTGAGCATCGGTCGGCCAATTGCCAATACCCGGATGTATGTTGTCGATAATCTGGGACAACTTTGCGCGCCCGGTATGGCCGGTGAAATCTGGATCGGCGGCGAAGGCGTGGCGGTCGGGTACATGAACCGTCCTGAGCTGACGGCTCAGCAGTTTATCGCTGACCCCTGGGTTGCCGGAGGCCGGGTTTACCGCACTGGCGATATCGGACGCTGGTTTGACGATGGGCGCATCGAGTTCCTCGGTCGGCGCGATCACCAAATTAAGCTGAGCGGATACCGCATCGAGCTTGGCGAAATCGAATCGCGTATTGCGGCGCTGGAACATATCAAAGACGCGACGGTTATCGGTATCACGCCGGATGGCGGCGAGGCCCGTCTGGTGGCCTATGTGGTGCCAGAGGGCGAGGGCGGCAGTGCGGCGATTGCACAATGGCGCGAGGTGCTGGCCACGCAACTGCCGAGCTATATGATCCCGGCGGCGTTTGTGGTGATGGAATCACTGCCGCTGACCGCCAATGGCAAGATTGATCGTAAAGCCTTGCCGTTACCGGACAACAGTGCTTACGTGCAGCGTGATTTTGAAGCCCCCAACACGGGTACGGAAACGGTGCTGGCGCAGCTATGGCAGACGATTTTGGGTGTGCATCAGGTTGGTCGGCAGGACAATTTCTTCGAGCTGGGCGGTCATTCTCTGCTGGCGATGCAATTGCAGGCGATGCTGCGTGAACAGAAGCTCTACACCGACGTGCCAACCATTTTCACACATCCGGTGCTGGCTGACCTGGCGCTACAGGTGGCCCATGAGGAGGATGCTCCGCAGGCGTTCGTTGTTCCGGCTAATCGGGTGACGCCTGAAACCACTGAGCTGCATCCGGCGCATTTCCCGCTGGTGTCGTTGTCTGAACAGCAGATAGACCAGATCGTCGCTCGCATACCTGGAGGCGTTGCCAATATTCAGGATATCTATGCGCTGGCGCCGTTGCAGGAAGGCATCCTGTTCCACCATTTGTTCGATGAAGCTGGAGACCCCTACCTGCAGTGCGGTCATCTGTCGTTTGCACACCAGCAGACGCTGGATAAATACCTTGACGCTGTTCAACGCGTGATTGAACGTCATGATATCTTGCGCACCGCGTTTATCTGGGAAGGGGTAGAAACGCCGGTACAGGTCGTGCTGCGCAAGGCGCGTCTGCACGTAACGACGCTTACCCTGGATGCCCGGCAAGGCCCGGTGGTAGAGCAGATGAAAGCGCGCTTCGATCCGCTTGTCTACCGCATCGATCTTACCCAACCGCCGTTAGTCCACATGGTGGTGGCTTATGACGACGAGCAGGCACACTGGGAAGCCTTGATGTATATCCATCATTTGGTGGATGACATTGCCTCACTGCAGATTTTGCTCTCCGACATTCAGGCATTCCTCACCGGCCAGGGTGACGGTTTGCCTGCGCCAGTGCCGTTCCGCCACCATGTGGCGCGTTTGCAACACTATAGCGATAGCCAACAGCAACTGGCTTTTTTCAGCGGGATGCTGGCGGATATCACTGAACCATCGGTGCCGTTTAATCTCAAAAGCGGCCATCTCAACGGCCAGCGCATCACTGAAACACGGCGTCCGCTTGAGGCGTCGCTTGCTCAACGGCTGCGTGCTCAGGCCCGCCGTCTTGGCGTCGGCGTGAGTAGCTTGTGTCATTTGAGCTGGGCACGCGTGCTGAGCGCTGCCTGCGGCAGCGATACCGTGGTGTTCGGTACAGTCATGTCTGGGCGTATGCACGGTGAAAGCAGCGATAAAATCATGGGACCTTGTATCAATACGCTGCCGCTGCGTCTTGATGTGGGCGATGTTAATGCCACCGATGCCGTGCGTCAGGCGCATCAGCGTCTTACCGCCTTGATAAAACATGAACAGGCTACCTTGTCGCTCGCACAACAAGGCAGCGGGATTGTGGCACCGACGCCGATGTTCAGCGCGGTGTTCAACTACCGCCGTAACCGCCCAACCGACATGGACGTGTTAGGGAGTATTGAATTTGATGGCATGGCGTGGCATGGCTTTGAAGAACGCACCAACTATCCTATCGCCGTCTCTGTTGATGATGCCGACGATGGATTTGATATCGGCGTTCAGGTGATTGAATCGCTGTCTGGTGCGCGCATTATGGGCTACTTCCAGCAGAGTATGCTTAGCCTGGTGGAGGCGCTTGAAGCCGAGGCGGCGTCTTGTGCTGCGCCAATGCGGTTGAATGAACTGGCGATTCTGCCGCCAGAGGAGCGTCAGCAACTGCTGAAAACCTGGAATGATACGGCGCAGCCTTTCCCGGCAACGGTGACGATTCACCAGTTGTTCGAGCTGCAGGTCGCTCAACGTCCGCAGGCGCTGGCGTTGCAAATGGGCGATGTTCGTCTCAGTTATGCCGAGCTTAATCAGCACGCCAACCGTCTTGCGCATCATCTGATCGCTTGCGGTATTACGCCGGATACCTGCGTGGCGCTGTGTACGGAACGCACGGAAACGATGCTTATCGCCTTGCTGGCGATCCTCAAAGCCGGCGGGGCTTACATTCCGCTCGACCCGGAATATCCCGCGACGCGGCTGGCCTATATTCTCGACGATGCCAAACCTAAAGTGCTGGTGGTTGACCGGCGTGGGCGCGAAGTCTTTGGTTCCGCGCTGAACAGCGATGTTACGGTCGTTGACCTGGAGCATGATGGCGCGCAATGGGCAGCACGGCCTGACAGCAACCCTGATGTGGCGACGCTCAACGCCAGACATCTGGCCTACGTGATCTACACCTCTGGTTCTACCGGTAAGCCGAAAGGCGTGATGGTTGAACACCGTCAGGTGGTGAACTTCCTGACCGGGATGCAGGCATTGTTCAACCTTGGCGTTGAGGATTGTTTGCTCTCCGTCACCAGTATCTCATTTGATATTGCCGGGCTTGAGCTGTACTTACCGCTGATGACGGGCGCGTCGATTGTACTGACGAGTCGCACGCAGGCGATGGACCCTCACGCACTGTTGACGCTGTTGCAAACCCTGAACATCACCATTATGCAGGCGACCCCCACCACCTGGCGCTTGCTGGTAGATGCCAATTCAACACCGCACCAACAGCTGAAGATCCTTTGCGGCGGCGAAGCCCTGCCAAGTGATTTGGCCCGACGTCTCCATGCATTCGGTGAGTCGTTGTGGAACCTCTACGGGCCGACGGAAACCACCGTGTGGTCAACCTGCAATCGCGTTGGTGCCGGGGATGTCACGCAATACAACCAGTCGATTGGTCACCCGATTGCCAACACGCAAGTCTATCTGCTGGACAAGCACGGCAAACCGGTGCCGATGGGCGCTATCGGAGAGTTGTATATCGGTGGTGACGGGGTGGCTCGTGGTTATCATCAGCGCCCTGAGCTGACCGCCGAGCGTTTTATTCCTGATCCGTTCTCAACCGATCCGGCGGCGCGTCTCTATCGTACCGGCGATTTTGCGCAATTTATGGATGATGGCCGCCTGGTATTCCTTGGGCGTACCGACCATCAATTGAAATTACGCGGTCACCGTATTGAGCTGGGGGAAATTGAAGCGCGGTTGTTGAGCCATCCTTCGGTGCGTGAAGCGGTCGTGGTTGCCAGAGAAGATATGTCCGGCGCGGCGCGCCTGGTGGCGTATGTGGTGCCTGGAGCGACCGACGATGCTGATGCTGACGATGCTCAAGAAAAGGTATCGCTTCAACGTGGCAGCCTTGATTTTAGCCTGTTCTTCTTCGGCGCCCATACTGATGCCCTGCAAGGGTATCACCATTGCATCGAGGTGACGGAATTTGGCGACCAACACGGTTTCACCGCCGTGTGGACGCCGGAACGTCACTTCCACAGTGTTGGGGCGCTGTTCGCCAATCCGGCGTTGTTAAGCGCCTCGCTGGCGGCCAGAACACGCCACATCCAACTGCGCTCCGGCAGCGTGGTGTTGCCATTGCACGACACGCTCTGCGTGGCCGAAGACTGGGCGATAGTGGACAACCTGTCGAATGGTCGTGTTGGTGTCGGCGTCGCGTCTGGCTGGAATCAACGGGATTTTGCGCTGGCGTCGCAGAACTACGATGAGCGCCGGGAATTGATGAATAAGGGCATTGAGGAGCTGAGAACGCTGTGGCAAGGCGGCAGCGTTTCTCGCCGCGATCACCATGGGAATGATATCCCGGTACGGATTTATCCCCTGCCGGTGCAAAAAGAGCTGCCGATTTGGGTAACGGCTGCTGGTGCGCCAGAAACCTTTGAGTTTGCAGGCCGCAGTGGCGCGCATTTGCTGACCCACCTGCTCACGCAGAATATCGAAAAGCTGACGCAAAACATCGCCATATACCGCGTCGCGCGTGAAAAAGCGGGCTTCGACCCCAGCACCGGCATCGTGACGGTGATGATTCATACCTACCTGGGGGAGAATCTGGACGAGGTATTGCATCAGGCGAAAGGGCCGTTCCTTGATTATCTGGAAGGTCATCTCAGCTTGCTGTCGGGGTGGCTCAAAGAGCAGGACATTGACATCGAGAATCTCCCCAATGCCGATAAACGCAACATCCTGGAGTTCGCTTTCAGGCGTTATACCCGCGAGCTGTCATTCATTGGTACGCCGGAATCGGCGATGTCGGTAGCGGAAAATCTACAGGAAGCCGGGGTGAATGAGGCCGCGTGTCTGATCGACTGGTTCGTGCCTGAAAACCCGTTAGCGGCGCTGGAACATGTCGCAACGCTTAAAGGGAAGGTTCAGAGCCACTTCAGTCGTAAGGCATTGCGTACACATCTGCAGGATGCATTGCCGGATTACATGGTGCCAGCCGCTTTCGTCACCCTCAAAGCGTTACCGTTGACCCCGAACGGCAAGATAGACCGTAACGCCCTGGTGCCGCCGGATGAGCTGTCCTTTGCCCGGTCTGCTTATGTACCACCACAAGGTGATATGGAAGTCACGATGGCGTCTATCTGGGAAGAATTACTGGGTATCGAGCGCGTCGGGCGTCAGGATCACTTCTTTGAACTCGGCGGCTATTCGCTGCTAGCCGTGCGTCTGATTGAGCAGTTGCGCCGAAGAGGGCTAAGTATCGAGATACGCACGCTGTTTGAAACCCCGGTTTTGGCAGACCTTGCAGCCAGAACCATCGAACTTGCGGAGACTCGGCTGTGATGAAGACGCGGTTCCCCACATTTTGGCTAAACGGCTCTGCCCGTTTCGTCGCATTGCATGACGTCAATCACCATCGATTACAGGTTATTATCACGGAGGATAAAAAATGAGCGATTTCGAACAATTACTGGTGACACTGGAAGAGGCAAAAATCTCGATATCGCTGGATAACGATGATTTGGTTATTACCTCAGCCAAAGGTGCGCTCACCAGCGAGATTAAAAGCGCGTTACGCGAGCACAAAGCGACTATGGTGAATGCGCTGCGTAATGGGAAACGCCTGTCAAACGCGTTTGAGGTGGTGGTCCCAGCGAACAAGATTACGCCTGAGACAACAGCCATTACGCCAGAGCTGTTGCCGCTTATCGATTTTACCCAGAAAGATATCGACCATGTGGTCGAACAGGTGGAAGGCGGCGTAAGCAATATTCAGGATATCTACTCGCTGGCACCGCTGCAGGAAGGGATCTTGTTCCACCATATGCTGGCCAGCAAAGGCGACCCGTACCTGCAAACCGGGCAGATGACGTTTGATAGCCGCGAAAAGGTAGATAACTACCTTGCGGCGGTGCAAAAGGTGGTAGATCGTCACGATATCATGCGTACCGGTTTCTACTGGGAAGGGGTATCGACCCCGTGCCAGGTGGTGCAGCGTCAGGCAAAACTGCATGTGCTGGACGTTGAGTTAGACCCGGCGGATGGCCCTATCGCCGAACAACTGGCCGAGCGTTTTGACCCGTCACATTACAGCATCGATCTGGCTAAACCGCCGTTGTTGCACGCCTTTGTCGCTTATGACAAGCGCAGTGATCGCTGGGAGATGTTCCGTGTGCTGCATCACCTGATCGATGATATTACCTCGGTGCTGATCCTGTCCTCCGAGATACATACCTTCCTGGCGGGTCGTGGTCACACCCTGCCTCCTGCACAGCCGTTCCGCCGCCTGATTGCGCAGGTTCGTCTTGGCAAAAGTCCACAGGAGCATGAACAGTATTTCCGCTCAACGCTGGGCGATATCGATGAACCCACTGCGCCTTACGGCCTGGTGAATATGCTGGATGATTTCGAGATAGTCGAAGTTAACCGTAAGGTTCCCCAGCGTTTGAACGATTCCCTGCGTGCACATGCGCGTCGGCTGGGGGTGAGCCTCGGTAGTATCTGCCATCTGGCATGGGGGCAGGTTCTGTCCTGCATCAGTGGGCAGGATTCGGTGGTGTTCGGTACGATTTTGTTTGGCCGTATGCACGCCGGCGACGGCGCCGACCAGATCATGGGTCCATTCATTAATACATTGCCGATCCGCCTTGATATGCATGGCGACAGTGTGGAAGAAAGTGTGCGCACCACGCACAAACGCCTGGCGGAACTGCTGAGCCATGAACATGCGTCGTTGGCATTGGCGCTGCGTTGCAGCGGCATTAGCGGTTCGATGCCGTTGTTCAACACCCTGTTTAACTATCGTCATAACCGCGAATCAGAAAGCGGTTCGCTGGATGTGGTGGTGCCAGATGCTGATCAGTGGGATGGTTTTGAAGAACGCACCACGTATCCGATTACCCTGTCGGTGGATGACTACGGCAATGCGCTGGGTCTGAATATTCAGGTGGTGGACTCTCTGGACCCTGAACTGCTGTTCGCCTATACGCAGCAGGCGCTTGAGAATATTTCTACTGCACTGAATGAAGCGCCTAATACGCCGATCCAGCAGATCTCGATTTTGCCTGATTCAGAACGTCACTTGCTGTTGAACGAATGGAATAACACCGACAAGGTTTATCCTGATGTTGCCTATACGCATCAGATGTTCGAAGAGCAGGTGAAACGGACGCCATCAGCCACGGCACTGCGCTTTGGTGATCGTAAACTGAGCTACGCAGAGTTGAATGCCCTGTCTAACCAGCTGGCGCATCATCTGCACCAACAGGGCGTGAAACCGGATGATCGCGTGGCTATCTGTCTGGATCGCAGCATCGAGATGGTGGTGGGGTTGATGGGTATCATCAAGGCGGGCGGGGCCTATGTGCCGCTCGACCCTGATTATCCGCAGGAGCGCTTAGCCTACATTCTGCAAGACTCGGCGCCGAAGCTGTTGCTGCTCGACAAACGTGGCCGTGAAGTGACTGCTGAACTTGATACCACCGGTATCGTTAAGCTGGAGCTGGATGCGGCGTCTCTGGCTGATTCTGCGTTGTCGAAGGAGTCCTTGTCGCCTGCTGAACTGGGCCTGACGTCACGCAATCTTGCCTATGTTATCTACACCTCCGGTTCGACCGGCAAGCCCAAAGGCGTGGAAAACGAACACCGTGGCCTGATCAACCGCTTGCAGTGGATGCAGGATGCGTATCAGCTCGACAGCAGTGATGCCGTATTACAAAAAACCACCTTCAGCTTTGACGTGTCGGTGTGGGAATTCTTCTGGCCGCTCTCGGTCGGCGCAACGCTGGTGATGGCTCCTCCGGGCGCACATAAAGATACTCAGGCGCTTGCCGAGGTGATTCAGGCCAACAACATCACCACCATGCACTTTGTACCGTCGATGCTGAACCTGTTCCTGGCAAACGACAGCGTGGCGGCCTGCCGTTCGCTGCGTCGCATTGTGTGCAGCGGTGAGGCGTTGAGTTCCGCCAGTGTGGCACGCTGCTACAAGCTGCTGCCGAACACCGCGGTACACAACCTGTATGGACCGACTGAAGCGGCCATCGACGTGACTGCCTGGACCTGCCCGAAAGATTTGCCCGAAACGGCGATAGTGCCGATTGGCCGTCCTATCGCCAACCTGCGTATCTATTTGCTGGACCAGTATTTGCGTCCGGTCCCGCGCGGCGTCGTAGGCGAGTTGTATATCGGCGGCGTCGGCGTGGCGCGTGGCTACCTCAATCGCCCGGATCTGACGGCGGAACGCTTCGTTCACGACCCGTTTGCCGCCGATGCCGACGCCCGGATGTACCGGACTGGCGACGTGGCGCGTTATCTGGCGAACGGCGATATCGAGTACCTCGGACGTAACGATAATCAGGTCAAGATTCGTGGGTTCCGTATCGAATTGGGCGAAATTGACGCTGAGTTACTCAAACAGCCGTCGATCAGCGAAGCGGTGGTCGTGGCGCGCGCTGATGCGCAAGGCGACTTGCGTCTGGTGGCCTATGTGGTGCTCAGTGCGCAAGCACAGGCCGAAGAGGTGAGTATCTCTGATCATATCGCGCAGTGGCGCAGCAGCCTGGCCGCCCAGTTGCCGGAATACATGGTGCCTGCGGCATTCGTCAAACTGGATCAACTGCCGCTGACTGCTAATGGCAAGTTGGACCGTAAGGCGTTGCCGCAGCCTGATGATTCCTCCTTCTCCCGTCGTGCTTATGAAGCCCCGCAGGGCGACATTGAAATTGCGATGGCGGAGTTGTGGCAGGAACTGCTGGGCGTTGAACGCATCGGACGTCACGACAACTTCTTTGAGTTGGGCGGGCATTCGCTGTTAGCGGTGCAACTGATGGAGCATTTGCGCCAGCGCGATTTGAGCACGGAGATCCGCGCCCTGTTCGATAGCCCGACGTTGGCGGAACTGTCCGCTCGTACCATTGAACTCGATGAGATGAGATTATGACTGATTTTGATGACATTTTGCAGATACTGGATCAGGCCAACATCGCCTTATCGCTTGATGGTGATGCACTGGTCATCAAGGCAGCAAAGGGGTCATTGACCCCTGATATCAAAGCGGCGTTGCGGGAGCACAAAGCGGCTCTTGTTGACGCCCTGCGCCAGGGAAGAGCGCTCTCCTCGCAAGACGGGAGTGGTGGCTCAAGGGTGCCGGTGAACCTGATCACGCCGCAGACGACCCACCTGACGCCGGATATGTTGCCGTTGATCGAGCTAACCCAGGCGGATATTGCGCATATTGTTGCCAATGTGCCGGGTGGCGTGGCGAATGTGCAGGATATCTATGCCTTGACGCCGTTACAGGAAGGGATTCTCTTTTTGCACCAACTGAGCGAAAAAGGGGACCCGTACCTACAGTTTGCCCGAATTTCACTGGCTAACCGTGAGGTGATGACGCGCTATGTCGAGGCGGTTCAACAGACCGTGGATCGGCATGACATTTTGCGCACGGCATTTTTCTCGCACGGGGTATCGCGTACCGCGCAGGTGGTGCTGCGTAATGCGCCGGTGCAGGTGACGGAAGTTGAGCTGGACCCGGCCAATGGCCCGATCATGGCGCAGTTGGTCGAGCGTTATAACCCATCGCATTACCGTATTGACCTGACTCAGGCGCCGCTGCTGAGTCTGTATACTGCGCGTGACCCGCAAACCGGGCGTTTTGAGATGCTGATGCTGCTGCATCATCTGATCGACGATATTACATCGTTGCAGATCATGATCCGGGACATTACCGCCTTTCTGATGGGACGTGGTCAGATATTGCCTGCGCCGCAACCCTTCCGCCGTCTGATCGCTAAGGTGCGCACCGGGACGACGCAGGAGGAGCATGAGACGTTCTTCCGGCAGATGCTGGGTGATATTGATGAACCGACGCTGGCATTCGGCATGTCAGCCGGTACGGCGGATAACACTGGGGTGAAGGAGTTACGCCAGAATGTCGAGCCGGGCGTTGTCGCACGTTTGCGTGCGCAGGCGCGCCGTCTCGGCGTCAGCATGGGTAGCCTCTGTCATCTGGTGTGGGGACAGGTGATGGCGCGCGCCAGTGACAACGATACCGTGGTGTTCGGCACCATCCTGCTTGGCCGTTTACAGGCCGGGGAAGGGGCCGACCAGATCATGGGACCGTTCATTAATACGCTGCCGATCCGCCTTGATTTGGGGCATGTTGGCGTGGAAGAAAGTGTGCGTTTAACGCATAAGCGTCTGGCGGCATTGCTGGACCATGAACACGCCTCGCTCAGTCTGGCTCAACGCTGTAGTGGGATTGCACCGCCAACCCCGTTGTTCAATGTGTTATTCAACTACCGTCATAACCAGCAGTCTGAAGACGAAAGCGTGGATACCACTGGCGAGCGAGATGAGGTGGAATGGCACGGCTTTGAGGAGCGCACCGATTACCCGTTGAGCGTGTCAGTGGATGACTTCGGTGAGACGTTGCGTTTGAACGTGCTTGCGGCAGCGCCGTTGTCTGCACAACGGATTGCGGGTTATCTCCAGCAGACCATGAAAAGCCTGGCTGATGCGCTGGATAACGCTCCGGCAACACCGATGCATGAGCTGGAGATTCTCCCGCCCAGCGAACGTACCCAACTGCTGGTTGACTGGAACGCCACGACGGTACCGTATCCGGCGGATACGCCAGTTCACCGTCTGTTCGAGCAGCAGGCGGCACGGACCCCGCACGCGGTAGCAGTCATCGAGGGGGACGAGCAGGTAAGCTACAGCAGCCTGGAGCAGCGTGCCAACCGTCTGGCACAGGTGCTGGTTGCGCGAGGGGTGCAGCCGGGGGACTTTGTTGCGTTGCTGCTGCCGCGTGGCAGCGCCTTGCTGGCGGCGACGCTTGCCATACTCAAGGCGGGGGCGGCTTACGTGCCGCTGGACCCACTGGCGCCGCAACAACGCTTGAGATGGATTATTGAAGATTGCTCTGCCCGCTTGCTGATAAGCGATGCGCATCAGGTGCTGGCGGCAGATATTAACCTGCCGGTAATCGATGTGCATAGCGCGGAGGTGATGCAGGCGAGTGCGGACGCGGTTGAGGTGCATATTTCTGCCAGTGCCCCAGCCTATATCATTTACACCTCCGGCTCCACCGGGGTACCGAAAGGTGTCGTCACGCCGCACTATGCCATCAATCGGCTGGTCATCAATAGCGGTATTAGCGACTTTGGACCTGGTACGCGGATGACCCTGGATGCCAATACCGCCTTTGACGCCAGCACGCTGGAGATGTGGGGACCGTTACTCAATGGCGGTGCCTGCGTGGTGATCGATCAGGATACCTTGCTTAATCCGGCTGCGCTGGTTCGGACTCTGGAACGCCATGAGGTCAATCTGGTGTGGTTGACCATCGGTCTGTTCAGCCAGCTTAGCAACGAGTTGATTCCGGTATTTCCTCGCTTCAGGGCGGTGTTTTTCGGTGGGGATGTTATCGATCCCAATATCATTGCCCATGTGCTGCGCGCGGCACCAACGGCGAAATTGGTGAATTGTTACGGCCCGACGGAAACCACCACGTTCGCCACCGTTTATCCGATCCACGATGTGGTGGATAACACCTCCAGCATTCCTATCGGGCGGCCTATCGGCAATACCCGGCTCTATGTGCTGGATAAACACCAGCATCCGGTGCCCGTCGGTGCGGTCGGCGAGCTGTATATCGGTGGGGATGGCG harbors:
- the solG gene encoding solanimycin non-ribosomal peptide synthetase SolG, translating into MSDFEQLLVTLEEAKISISLDNDDLVITSAKGALTSEIKSALREHKATMVNALRNGKRLSNAFEVVVPANKITPETTAITPELLPLIDFTQKDIDHVVEQVEGGVSNIQDIYSLAPLQEGILFHHMLASKGDPYLQTGQMTFDSREKVDNYLAAVQKVVDRHDIMRTGFYWEGVSTPCQVVQRQAKLHVLDVELDPADGPIAEQLAERFDPSHYSIDLAKPPLLHAFVAYDKRSDRWEMFRVLHHLIDDITSVLILSSEIHTFLAGRGHTLPPAQPFRRLIAQVRLGKSPQEHEQYFRSTLGDIDEPTAPYGLVNMLDDFEIVEVNRKVPQRLNDSLRAHARRLGVSLGSICHLAWGQVLSCISGQDSVVFGTILFGRMHAGDGADQIMGPFINTLPIRLDMHGDSVEESVRTTHKRLAELLSHEHASLALALRCSGISGSMPLFNTLFNYRHNRESESGSLDVVVPDADQWDGFEERTTYPITLSVDDYGNALGLNIQVVDSLDPELLFAYTQQALENISTALNEAPNTPIQQISILPDSERHLLLNEWNNTDKVYPDVAYTHQMFEEQVKRTPSATALRFGDRKLSYAELNALSNQLAHHLHQQGVKPDDRVAICLDRSIEMVVGLMGIIKAGGAYVPLDPDYPQERLAYILQDSAPKLLLLDKRGREVTAELDTTGIVKLELDAASLADSALSKESLSPAELGLTSRNLAYVIYTSGSTGKPKGVENEHRGLINRLQWMQDAYQLDSSDAVLQKTTFSFDVSVWEFFWPLSVGATLVMAPPGAHKDTQALAEVIQANNITTMHFVPSMLNLFLANDSVAACRSLRRIVCSGEALSSASVARCYKLLPNTAVHNLYGPTEAAIDVTAWTCPKDLPETAIVPIGRPIANLRIYLLDQYLRPVPRGVVGELYIGGVGVARGYLNRPDLTAERFVHDPFAADADARMYRTGDVARYLANGDIEYLGRNDNQVKIRGFRIELGEIDAELLKQPSISEAVVVARADAQGDLRLVAYVVLSAQAQAEEVSISDHIAQWRSSLAAQLPEYMVPAAFVKLDQLPLTANGKLDRKALPQPDDSSFSRRAYEAPQGDIEIAMAELWQELLGVERIGRHDNFFELGGHSLLAVQLMEHLRQRDLSTEIRALFDSPTLAELSARTIELDEMRL